A segment of the Mustelus asterias chromosome 28, sMusAst1.hap1.1, whole genome shotgun sequence genome:
AATGCGGCGAGAAAATGAAACGCACCTTATGCCAAACTGGGAAGAGGCATGTTGCACACCGGGACATGGTTGCTGGCTTTCCCATGTTTTATTAGGTTGAATTAATGGGTAATTATATggcagaatcctacagtgaaatGACCTGTTCACCTTGCAGCATGTAAAGAACCATCTAATTGTTGTTATGTTACTGAAGCCACGAGAAATTCTCTCTCATTATCATAAGGAAGATATTGTTAATATTTCGCTGACCACTATCCTGGAATGCAGCCCTACGCCCTTGAAGTCTATCTCAGCCATCTGTCTTCAGCTTCCTGCCGACCCACTGACAGAAATGTAGAAGCTGTTGCCAGAGATTTCTGACAAGGTTTCCTGTCTATAATGGACTCCTAGCAACTGAGAAAGCAAGGCTGACCTGGATTCTCATTGTTTGTGAAGCATGTTCACTGGTGAAGTCAAGGGTTGTGCCTCGAACAGAGTAAGAGTTGGAAAGTGAGAAATACAGAAATAATTTAAAGAACAAAAACAACAGTAACAAAagaaaatcttgcatttatatagcatctttattgTAGTAAAACAGAGAAGTTGGAAGGGGGAGAATTTCAGAACTTAGGGCCtagatttaagtttaagtttaaagtttatttattagtgtaataactccatggaggcaaaagccccatcaccaagttactttatttacaccatacacagccagctctccagttgctccctgctgaaatgaaggctgggagtctgacacacctgcttgaaatggggagcatgaggctccctgatttaaccatcagttACGGCATCTCTTTTCAAtaccaaacaaataaactaactcaaattaacaaggactcatcaggtagttcatactctagcaagccaacctcattagcctggctgaagtcaccacagttagtgtcacaagtaggcttacattaacactgcaatgaagttactgtgaaaatcctctcgtcgccacactctggcgcctgttcaggtacactgagggagaatttagcatggccaatacatctaaccagcatgtcttttggactgtgggaggaaaccggaggaaacccatgcagacacagggggaacatgcaaactttacgcaggcagtaacccaagccgggaattgaacctgggtccctggcgctgtgaggctgcaatgctaaccactgtgccaccttgccgccccatgCAGAGTTGTCAAAGGTGCAGGAATGAAAATCGGAGAGTGCAAGAGGCCAGAGCAGGAGTAGAGTAGTATTGTCAGAGGGTTCCTGGGCTAGAACAGTTACAGAAATAACATGGAGGTTAGGAATTTTTAAATTAATGCATGGCCAGCTCAAGAAGCTAACATAGATTCATGAGCACCGCGTAAATGGATAAAAAGAGAAACAGCTAAAAAAAAGCGGAAGTGATTAAACGATGGAGATAAAGACTGATAAAAGATTGAATGAGTTGATAAAAGAATGGAAAAGGATgaactcattttttaaaattcactatTATTTTATATAGCTGCTATGTTAAAACGAGGCTCTGCCTGACTGACTTAGGTGGATATAAAAAATCTTGTGGCAGCATTGGAAAAAAAAGCAGGAGAATTCTCATCATCTCCGGCCTAACATTCCACCCtcaccaaaacagattatttggtcattcatTTCATTTTCTTGCTGTAAACATAATAGTTGCTGTATTTTCCAACAGTAACTGTACTTCAGTAGATTCACCCTGAAGTATTTAGAGATATTACGTGCAAAAGGTATTTTATGAATGCACAATCTTTCTTCTGCATTAAAATAGTGATTTCAGATAAGATGTAAACAAACAAGCATAAAAAGAAACGATAGATATGACAGATAATGTGAAGATGAGAGGGTTACAGGTAAGGCAGAAGTTATGAATATGGTAAAATTGATAGATTCAATTCAAAAACTGGCCTCTTAAGAAAGTAGTTGCTTAGAATGTTTAAGGTTAAACTGCTGGGCGAAAGGATGTGTTTGTAATTAAAGCAATGGGATCGGGGGTGGTGTATTGAGATGGtgagaaaactgattggcagacagaaaacaaagagtaggaataaatgggccattttccaagtggcaggcagtgactagtggagtaccacagggatcagtgctggggccccagctattcacaatatatattaatgatttagatgagggaactaaatgtaatgtctccaaattttcagatgacacaaagctgggggggggggtgagctgtgagaaggatgcagagatgcttcagtgtgacttggacaagttgagtgagtgggcaaatgcatggcagatgcagtataatatggataaatgtgaggttatccactttggtagcaaaaagagataagcagattattatctgaatagctatagattgagagaggggatgtgcaatgagacctgggtatccttgttcatcagttgctgaaagtaagcatgcaggtgcagcaggcagtgaggaaggcaaatggtacattggccttcatactGAGACGACTGAGCCCAGGAGTCGGAATGTCTTGTTGCAGTTATACTGGGCGTTGGGGAAACCAGAacaggaatattgtgtgcagttttggtctccttacctgaggaagaatgtttttgctaatgagggagtgcagtgaaggtttaccagactgattcttaaGATGGCGGGGCTGATGTACGAGGTGAGatcgagtcggttaggattatatttgctggagtttagaagaatggggaggatctcacagaaacctataaaattctaacaggactagacagggtagagtcaggaaggatgttcccgatggtgggggagtccagaacaagggggatcacagtctgaggatacagggtaaaccatttagaaccGAGATCAGGAGAAATTCCTTCCTAGAGAGTGGTAATCTTGTGGAATTTTCGACCACAaaaagcagctgaggccaaaacattgtacgttttcaagaaggagttggatatagctcttggggttaaagggatcagggaaaagcaggaacaagttactgagttggacgatcagccatgatcagaatgaatggtggagcaggctcaaagggccgaatggtctaaccCTGCTCCaactttctatatttctatgtaatgCCTTTTGAAGTATCTGCTTGGTGTGTGAAACGTTACCCATAATGTACTTTAGCTTTTCAAGGTAAAAAAAACTAAGATTCACGCAATGCATGCTGACCATTCCTTCCATGGAGAAACAGTAATATGTGTACGAATGTGAAACATCTAAAAGGCAGGTAACCTGGGTAACACATGCATTTTTTTTCATTAGCTATGGCTGAGCAAAGCATCAATTAACAAtcatagaaccagagaatccctacagtgcagaaagaggccattcggcccatcgagtctgcaccaacatcaatcccacccaggtcctatccccgtaaccccacatatttaccccgctaatccctctaacctacgcatcccatgacaccaagggtcaatttagcacggccaatgcacctaacccacacatctttggattgtgggaggaaaccggagcacccggaggaaacccacacagacacggggagaacgtgcagactccacacacagacagtgacccaagccgggaattgagcccaggtccctggagctgtgaggcagcagtgctaaccactgtggcaccgtgctgccccactatcATTCGCTTTACAATCTTCTTTTTCCAATTTTGGGGGGTAAGCTCGCTGACGGCACTAATATTTATGTTAAAAAGTTAACTTGTTAGATGCTGATCATAAGCAGATTACTTTTTCCTGGACAGCTTCAGGCCTTTTAAACTGTGTtgcagttgcacccatccagacaattggacagtatcccatcacactcctaactcctTGTGGGAGTCTTCGGAGAGTCAGCACgtaagttactcaccacagaatactCAGACTTTGACCTACAGATCAGGATGTGGTCCAGATATGGTCCACGTCCAGTTATGGATCTTtccaaacttttaaaaaaaatagcacttgcatttatgtaaggtctttcacaacctcaggatatttCAAAGTGCTtgatagccaatgaagtactgttAAAATGTTATCACGGTTGTAAATGTCGGAAACGCGGCAGATAACGTGTGCACAGCGAGGTCGCACAAAAAGCAATGAGATTatggccagatcatctgtttttgtgatgatgATGGAGGGGTAAATTTAGCGATAATTTAGCGAggtgaggcctcagcactgatccccgtgcATCTCATTAGTTACCTcattagttacagcttgccaacctgaagaTGAAACATTTATTCTGACTGTTTCCTGTTCGTTAGATCATTctttatccatgccaatatactatcCTTAACATTATTTAGCTCTTTGCAGTAacattttatgtggcaccttactgaatgccttttggaaatctatatcatagaatccctacagtacagaaagaggccattcggcccatcgagtctgcaccgaccacaatcccacccaggccctacccccatatccctctaacctacgcatctcaggacactaagggcaatttttagcatggccaatcaacctaacccgcacatttttggactgtgggaggaaaccggagcacccagaggaaacccacgcagacacggggagaatgtgcaaactccacacagacagtgacccaagctgggaatcgaacccaggtccctggagctgtgaagcagcagtgctaaccactgtgctaccgtgccgccctatatacaCCTACTGACTCACTTTTATCCACCCtgctcgttacatcctcaaaagaacCCGAATAAATTTCTCAATCACGATTTGATCCCAGATGGTTCCCCACTTACCTTCACTCTCGCGTGGCAAAAACCCAGAAGAGGGCAGGATATGTTGAGATCCTGACCCAATGTCAATTTCAGGGGATTTAActcctctcatacacacacacacacaaacttgcCACTCCTTGGCTGGGAAAATAAACCCCTCAATACCTGAATCAACAAATATCTAGCAATACATATATGTTCCCTTACCTGTTACTACTAGGACATCCCCAGGGAAGACACTCAGAGCCCAGAACGCAGAAGCCCTCCACAGCACAATCTTCATAGTGACCCCTGATTGGTCTGTGACCAAAATAGTTGCTATTGGGACTCTGCACCCAGCAAATGTTCCTGATTTGATCTGTATCTCCTTCAGGCGGCAGCGGGACAGAATGGTGACCAAAACGTGGTATTTCCTGCTTCTATCAGTGCAGTTTTTAAGCCGTTCAGTTTCAATGAATCCAACCTTTGGTATTGGCCATCGATCCCTCTGTGCCTTCAGATATTCCCCAAGATCAGATCTTCTCTCAGAATCCATCATCTTCATTTTCTTACATGATGGTGGGTCTCTATCTAAATAAACCGAAGATCTTGATGTTTGGGTCACCTGCTTTAACTCTTCAGGCTCCTTGCTAGCCTCAACTgatctttttaaaaaaccattaGAACTATCTGCAACCTGAGAGAAGAGGATGCCTCCACCATATGGTTCAATATTAACTTCAACATCATCTTTTGACCATTTAGTGAAGGGCTGTTCTGAACCTTCTGCTGTTCTCACATCTGCAGCCTCATTGGTGGACAATTGCTGGTCACTCAGAAAGCTGAAAAGTTCTGGCGTGTTTTCTGAACTGTCAACCTGTCCACACATTGCCTCACTGGCACTTTTCCCTCTTAGTCCAATAAAGTTATGAGTAGATGCAAGTGACTGACAGGAAAGTTCATCACCCATTGTGTTTTTATCCAATTTAGCTGTTAAATTTTCATGAGAGTCTGGTATAATAAACTGATGCTCTGACAATCCCTGTGAAAGAATGGCAGCTTGACTTGCAGTTAACATACTGAGGAACTCAGCACCTGTTGATAAACCTTCATTCACCGTTGTGCATTTGAGACAAGGTTCCTGTCCTTCAGCTGGGAACGTATTCTGCAGGTATTCcatcagagagtcacagagaaattCTGGACAATCTTCTTCCAAAGGTGCATTCTGCTCTTCTATTCTACCATTAGGGTCCTGATTGTCACTCCTTTTTTCTCTGCTCCTGCTATAAGATTCCACAGGTGCCTTGAAACTTCTTTCTGAGCAAGCAGGATTGATGGGCTCATGATCACATTCTTCAGTTATTTTGAGACCCCCTTTGGAGTTCAGCAATGTTGTGTTGCTCAACCCTTTCCTGAGCTGTTTCCCTATCTGTCCGGTATTGATGTCCTTATCATGCAGCAGATCACAGTCTTTGCTCATTCTCTGCTCCAGCAGGGATACATCAAGATTCTCAAAAGTACATTTTTGAGATAATGCTAGAATTCCTCCTTCATTTTTCAAAGTGGAAGACTGTCCAGACTGATTTTTCAATTGTGATGTTGCTTCATGGCAAACAAAATGTTCCTGAGACTCCTTAGTGCTGCACTCTTTAGGACTGACAGTAAGAGATCCTTTATCATACAAGAGCTGGCACTGAAGCCACTTGTTGGAGCTGCCATCAGTTATTGCTTCTTTTGCCGATGCTTTCCGCTGTGTCAAAACAGCtggtgctccaaggaaaacatgaACTTTCTGCTTATTGTTCATGTTGGGATGATAAATTCTTCAATCCTTCCAGGTGATGTGGTCCCATCTCATACTTTTCACCAGCTTAGCCTGAAATGGAAACAACAAATCAGTGAAAAAGCAATTACACTACGAAGAACTATATTTGCACGATATTTCCAAATGGCCCCAAAGGCAGGTGGAATGTCAGGTTGGTTACCTGGGCTGACATGGTGACACGTTTTGATCTGTATGCTACATCATCCATCCCATAGTTGGTGAGGGAAAATGTGGCAGTGGAATTAACTCCGCTGCTCCTCAGAATATTAATGAGCAAAGATGCAAATAAATCTCAGTTTTCTTTGAATATCACACAGATCATACAAAGCCTAAGCCTTTGAAGATGTGTCAGTAATTTACTATATAATTCACCCGAGCTGAGATCATCTAATTTAGCACACAGTGGGAATTGAAGCTCTGTATGTAGCTCAGTAGCAGAATGAGTGCACATAAACACTAAAATATCAGGCAAGCACATTTGTAGACTTGGAGTGGTTAGCTTCAGTTACCTTCCAACAAACAGAACTCAATTACATTTGGGTTTAATAGGTTACTAACTGGACTCGATTGACCgaaaggccttttctgcactgtatgactctacaaTTCCATGACagggaaataagaacataagaactaggagcaggagtaggccatgtgacccttggagcctgctccgccattcaataaggtcataggtgatcatttcgtggactcagctccacttacctgcccgctcaccataacccttaattcctttactgttcaaaaatctatctatccttgccttaaaaacattcaatgaggaagcttcactaggcagggaatctcacagattcacaaccctcctcaactcagtcctaaatctgctcccccttattttgaggccatgcccccaagttctagtttctcTTGCCAGTGCAAActccctccctgcttctatcttatttattcccttcataatcttatatgtttctgtaagatctcccctcattcttctgaattccagggaGCATAGTccctgtctactcagtctcttctcataaaccAGCTCTctgaactccagaatcaacctagtgaatctcctctgcattccctccagtgtcagtatatcctttctcaagtaaggagaccaagactgtgcacagtactccaggtgtggcctcaccagcaccttttacagctgcaacataacttctctgtttttaaacttcatccctcgatcaaggaaggacaaaattccatttgcctttttaattacctgctgcacctgcaaaccaacgttttgtgaatcatgtacaaggacactcaggtccctcggcacagcaacatgctgcaattttttaccatttaaatagt
Coding sequences within it:
- the shld2 gene encoding shieldin complex subunit 2 isoform X2, which encodes MNNKQKVHVFLGAPAVLTQRKASAKEAITDGSSNKWLQCQLLYDKGSLTVSPKECSTKESQEHFVCHEATSQLKNQSGQSSTLKNEGGILALSQKCTFENLDVSLLEQRMSKDCDLLHDKDINTGQIGKQLRKGLSNTTLLNSKGGLKITEECDHEPINPACSERSFKAPVESYSRSREKRSDNQDPNGRIEEQNAPLEEDCPEFLCDSLMEYLQNTFPAEGQEPCLKCTTVNEGLSTGAEFLSMLTASQAAILSQGLSEHQFIIPDSHENLTAKLDKNTMGDELSCQSLASTHNFIGLRGKSASEAMCGQVDSSENTPELFSFLSDQQLSTNEAADVRTAEGSEQPFTKWSKDDVEVNIEPYGGGILFSQVADSSNGFLKRSVEASKEPEELKQVTQTSRSSVYLDRDPPSCKKMKMMDSERRSDLGEYLKAQRDRWPIPKVGFIETERLKNCTDRSRKYHVLVTILSRCRLKEIQIKSGTFAGCRVPIATILVTDQSGVTMKIVLWRASAFWALSVFPGDVLVVTDVAVHHNQWQGEELLQSTPRSKVIKLGPYLQIQTAQWSQTVNAMALKELIAYISAQHSHLLTVEPTNHQRLESMQYVNIYKLQPGMVVHARLKVVFITVLSENTYTYRGKEQQKVVLSVEQVKGQPGTLTLWGNGITWHAQIQRKLGHVWDFRYLLVFQNPITGDLELHTTPWSSCECLFDDDERAIAFRAKYQPSKTASIKVMDLPILLRTRYSGSVRLKTHIVAMQWNAHSTLTPLFTMDAITPMETVFASLSHFTYSGCGNCGSELGLDENGIYQQCIPCLPNSNLQIFYRPTMLVITDQDSRIDVRISSKLMEKIFLNIPPAWLSRLIGPSDKVTYGMVIADLCCSLFADPSDCYVLTLQSQFYLDENSIAMKQEFYLLDFHPDH